Genomic window (Sulfurimonas sp.):
AACATCTCAAGTATAGATGCTATCGGCTTAAAAATCATCTGCAATGAAACAGCTAAAGAAAAAGAAACTATTACTTATAAAAATAGCTTTATAAAAGAGTTAAGAAAATCTTTAAAAGATGATATTTTCTTTTTTGTTGATAATAACTTAACTCTAACAAATGTTGTCCATTTTGGACTTAAAGGCATAAAAGCAAGACAAGTTATAAGAAATTTAAGTCTTGCTAATATTTTTGTTACAAATGGAGAAGGTTGTTCTCTTGGATTATCAAAACCTTCTCGCATACTTCAAGAGATGGGGTATTGTGAAATAGACAGCAGACAAGCCTTTTCTTTATCTTTTTGTCAAAACTTCAATGAAGAACAAACATCTTTTATAGTTTCAAAAATTTCAAAATCATATAGACAAATAAAGGCTTTAAATGGATAAGTATTTAGATTTTAAAGAAGCGGTATCTATCTCACTAGAAATTGCTCAACCAACAAAGCTTCAAGAGATTTGTAATTTAGAAGGTTCTCTTGGAGCTGTTTTAGCTCAAGATATTTTTTGTGTTAAAAACCTTCCTTCTTTTAACAACTCTGCTATGGATGGTTTTGCCATTAGAGCCATAGATGCTGGGGAAAAACTAAAGGTAATAAAAACTATTTTAGCAGGGCAAACAAGTGAGTCATGCTTAAAAGATAATGAATGTTATAAAATAATGACAGGTGCTAAAGTACCTGATGATGCAGACACTATCATACCCATAGAAAATGTACTTAATTATAAAAACGATGAAGTGACTATAAAACAAAATGTTATCAAGAACTCATCATTGCGTTTTAAAGGTGAAGAAAAAGTACAAGGAGATAAACTCTTTAACAAAGGTAATGTTGTTACTTCAGGAATGATTGCTATCTTAGCATCTCAAGGAATTACAATGATTAGTGTATTTAAAAAACTTCAAATCGCTGTTGTTTCAACGGGTAATGAACTCAAAGAACCATGGGAAGTTGCAAATGAAGATGAGATTTATAACTGTAACTCTTATGCAATCATCTCACTTCTTAATGAAAAAAGATATGAGGCAACTTACATAGGTGTAGTTCCTGATTCCCTAGATGCATCTATGAGTTTTGTAAATGGACTTAAAAACTATGATGTCATCATAACAACTGGTGGCATCTCTATGGGAGATGCTGACTTTATGGCAGAAGCATTTGAAGCAAATGGTTTAGATATCGCTTTTCATGGAGTAAACATAAAACCTGGTCGCCCTATTATGATGGGAAAAATGGACAATACTTTTGTTATGTGTTTACCCGGAAATCCACTAACTGCAATAGTAAATATGCATCTATTTGTCCTACCTGTTTTACAAAAACTACAAGGTAATAATGCCATTTATCACGATATAGATATAGCAACAAATATCCAAAACTTTAAAACAAAATCTGGTCGAGTAAATGTTGTACTTGGGAACTATAAAAAAGGTGAATACACCGTAATTAGAGATAATAGATATGGTTCGGGAATGATAAGTATGTTAAATGAAAGTAACTGTATTTTAGTTACAGCAGATGATTGTTCACAAATACAAGAACACTCAAGCGTTAAAATAGTTAAGTTTAATTGTCTTTATACAAATAATAAAATAGATTTATTTAATTAACAAGGAAAGAAATGAAGAAGAATATATTAATAATAGGGCTAAGTGTAATTTTAACTTCTAGTTTAATGGCAAAAGAAAAAATAGTAGTGTTTCATGCAGGAAGTTTGGCAGTTCCTTTTGCACAAATTGAAAAAGAGTTTGAGAAAAAATATCCACAGTATGATGTGCAAAGAGAAGCGAGTGGTAGTAGAGCAGCAGCTAGAAAAATCTCTGATATTCACCGTAAAGCTGATGTTATGGCGAGTGCTGACTACAAGGTTATAGATAACTTACTTATACCGCGTCATGCAAAATTTAATGCACAATTTGCAACAAATGAAATGGTACTAGCCTACACTTCAAAGGCAAAATATTCTGATGAAATCAACTCCAACAACTGGACTGAAATTTTTTTAAGAGATGGAGTAAAAGTTGGTCACTCAAATCCAAATATGGACCCTTGCGGATATAGATCAATGCTCGTAACTAAACTAGCTGAAAAATACTACAAAAGTGAAAACTTATTTGAAAAATTATTCGGTTATGGTGAATCGTATAAAGTAGGAGAAGAAAATCATAAAAAAGTAATAATTAGACCAAAAGAAACTGATTTACTTGGTTTAATAGAGGTTAATGCTTATGATTATCTATATATCTATAAGTCTGTTGCACAGCAACATGGTTTAAAATATATCTCACTACCAAAAGAAATATCCCTTAAAGATAACGAATTTAAGGATTTTTACAAAACAGTAAGTTTTAAAATAAATGGCAAAAAACCTGGAGAGTTTATAACTAAAAAAGGTGCCCCTATGGTTTATGGAATCACAATTGCACAAAATAAAAAATCACCTGTAAATGAAAAAGGTGCTGTAACATTTGTAAACTTTGTACTCTCAGCTCAAGGTCAAAAAATCATGACTCAAAATGGTCAGGGAGTAATAAATCCTACTATAATTTCTGGAGATGCTTCCATAATTGGAAGATAATATGAATGGCTTGAAAATAGAAAACTTATCTAGTAATTTTAATAATTTTACTCTTGATAATATCAATTTAAACATTGAAAAAAATGAATACTTTGTTTTGTTAGGACAGAGTGGAAGTGGAAAGACAATGCTTTTAGAAACTATCGCTGGACTTAACCCTTGTGAAGGTAAAATCTATTATAAAGATAAAGATATTTCTATTTTAGCTACACAAAAAAGAGATATAGGTTTTGTATATCAAGACTTTGCACTTTTTCCAAACCTTAATGTTGAGCAAAATATTAGATTTTCTTCAAGATATAAAAAAATCACAGATGCAGATGTTTTATTTGCTGATATTGTGAAATTTTTACAATTAAAAGAGCTTTTAACTAGAGATACAACTACATTAAGTGGTGGAGAAAAGCAGCGTGTTGCAATAGCAAGAGCTATCTTTTCTAAACCAAAAATCTTACTTTTAGATGAACCTTTAAGTGCCATCGACCCGACTTTAAGAAACTCAATTATGAAAAGTTTAAAAGAGATTCACAGACGATATGATGTGATAACTATTCATGTGACTCATAACTTTAGAGAAGCTTCTTATCTCGCGGATAAAATAGCTATCATCATGAACGGTAAGATTCAACAAGTTGGAGTTGCGAAAGAAGTACTAAACCATCCAACTAACATAAAGGTTGCAAAGTTTTTAGGATTTAAAAATATATTTCCAACAACTTTCCTTGGATATACCTCTTCTAACAAAGTTTTTTCAGTTGATCCAAATATTATTAAAGTTTGTACCGATGGTGATTTGAATACTGATTATATTTTTGAAGGAAAAGTAGAAGAGTGTATGGGCATAGTTGATCATTACAAATTATTTGTAAAAGTTAACCAATACAGCTTTTTTATAAAAATCCTAAAAAGAGATTATGAGGGTTGCTATATGGATAGAGAAAAAATTATAAAAATAGGATTTAATAAAAATGATGTAAGTTTTATATAAAAAGTCCAAACAATTGGGGCATCTAATGTCTTAGAAAAAATAAGGGAAAAAATTGAATAATAAATTAATAAAAATAAGTATAATTACAACTGCACTAATAGCAATATCAACAAATACTTATGCCGAGGAAGAACTTTCAAAGCGTACTATAAAATCTAACTATCAAGAAGTATATAATACCCTCCCAAGTTCTGTACAAAATTTATCAGAGCTGTTTAGTGAAGGTAAATTTTATGGAAGAATTCGCTCAAATACTTTTTACTTTAGATGGGAAAATGAAAGTACAACAAAAAAAACACACTTAGCAAGCGGTATAGGTGGTTCAGTTGTATATAAAAGTGCAACTTATAAAAACTTTGATTTTACAGCTGGACTATACTATTCAAAATCTTTTTTTGAAGAATCAAATGACCCAATAAATGCTATCAAACCAGGAAAAGATACTTTAAGTCGTTTCCACTATGTAAATACTGGTGACAAATCTATGGGTGTATTGGGACAAGCTTATTTAAGATATAAAGGAATTACAAAAACTGAAATTTTACTAGGTCGCCAAATGGTAGAAACATTTTATACTAAATCTAATGACACAAAAATGATTCCAAATACTTTTGATGGTCTTGTAGTAGGAACTAAAGCTCTTGATAAAACAGCAATTAAATTAGCTTATCTATATAAACAAAAACTTCGTGACCACACACAAGAGCATTCTGTATTAATGTATGGAGATTCAAATTCATCATCATCAATTTTACCTCAATGGAGTCAAAATGATGACACAGCGATGCATAAAGGTTTAACATATACAGCTTTAAAAATGCAGGTAAACCAACAGATGCCGCTTTAATTGTAGGTGATATTCACAATAAATCTATTAAAAATTTAAAACTTGACGCTTCTTTTTATATAGTACCTGAACTCTTATCTCAGGTTATGGGAGAAGTAAACTATACTTTTAAGCTTGGAAATAAATTTTCTATTACTCCAGGAGCTCGTTATATTAAGCAGATTGATAGTGGTGCTGGTGAAGTAGGTGGTGCTTCATATCAAAACAACACAACTGGATACAAAAATCCAAATTCACTAGATTCACAAATGATTGCAGCTAGAGTTGTCACAAAAATTGATAACTATAAAATAAATTTAGGCTATTCAAAAATATATGATGAAGCAGATTTAATAACTCCGTGGAGAGCTTTCCCTACTTCAGGATATACTCGTTCAATGGCAAGATACAACTGGAGAGCTAATACACAAAGTTATCGAATAGAGATGATTAGAAATGGAAATTCAAAAGGCATCTACAAAGATATATATATTCAAGCATCTATACTTTACACAGATGCTGATGAGCAAAAAAAAGGTGCACATGTGCTTGATGAGATGTACTATTATATTGGTTTTGTACAAAATGTACCAAGTATTGTAAATTTACAATGGAGATTAAGACTTGGCTATACTCAATATCTTGATTCTGATGAAAGTAAGTACAATAATCTTGATGGTCGTTTTGAGTTAAACTACCTATTTTAAAAAAAGAGTAATATGAAAACAATAAATAAAAATGACCCTTTTACAATTACACTAATTGTTTTAGCACTAATTTTAGTGTTTTTTCTTAGTGTTCCTATTATAAAAATATTTATAGGTGTAGGAAGTGAAAAAATATTTGAAACTATAAAAGATGGTGAAGCTATTGACTCTATCATCTTAACTATGAAAGTTTCAGCATGGGCAATGATATTTGTTCTATTTACAGGCTTACCACTTGCTTATGTTATTGCAAGATATGATTTTTATGGTAAAAGTGCAGTTGAAACACTTATAGATATTCCTGTTATGATTCCGCATACTGCAGCTGGAATCGCACTTCTTACAACTTTTGGAGATACTGAGATTGGAGATTTTTTTAGAATTTTTGGTATAGAATTTATAGGAACTGAGTACGGAATCATGATAGCAATGATGTTTTTATCTGCTCCATTTTTGATAAATAGTGCCAAAGATGGGTTTAGAAAAGTTGATGTTAAACTTGAAAAAACAGCTAGAACTCTAGGAGCAAGTCCTGTAAATGTATTTTTTAGGATTACTCTTCCTAATGCAAAAAAAGATATTATTAACGGTGCTTTAATGATGTGGAGTCGTGGTCTTGGAGAATTTGGTGCTATTATTATATTAGTTTATCATCCAATGACAACACCTATTTTAATCTTTGATAGATTTAATAGTTATGGACTTAGCTATAGTGCGCCATTAGCCGCAGTAATCATAGGATTTAGTATGTTTGTATTTTTGATTGTGAGGTTTATTACAAATCGTTTATAAACCTCAATTATTACTAAAGTCTTGCGTAATTTACACTTAAACAAGCATCTAGAGATGCTAACTCTTCAATCGTTTCATCGTTAACTGTATTATCTACAAGTATTACAGCTAAAGCTTCTGCGTTATCATTTCTTGCAAGAGAAAAATCTGCGATATTTACATTGTGCTTTGCTAAAGTAGAGCCTATACTTCCTATAACACCAGGAACATCACTATTTTTAAATAAAATCATATCTCCTTTAAGTGCAACTTCTATATCAAAACCATCTATTGCAACGATTCTCTGGACTCCATCATCAAAGATAGTAGAACTAATCGTAGTTGTACCTTCTGCTGTTGTAAGTTTTATAGTAATTAAATTTTTATATACTGAAGAATCGCCAAGAGCCTCTGACTCTATTTTAATGCCTTTTTCTTTTGCAACAAACTCAGCATTTACATAGTTGATAGTATCTCCACTATTTTGACTCATCGCTCCAACTGCTACAAATGTAGAAAGGGATTCAACAAAATTTGCAATCTCTCCTTGTCCACTAACTTTTATCGCAATTATTTGAGATTTGTTCATTTGTGATTCAAGAAAACCTATTTTTTGTCCCATTTCTAAAAATGGTTTTACAAAAGAAGGTATTTTACTCTCATCTATTGGTAAATTCATCGCATGAGCGAAAGAGATACCTTTAGCAGCCTCTATCGCATTAGCTGCTGCTTGAGTTCCAATGTTATACTGAGATTCAAATGTATTTGCACCTAGGTGAGGAGAAACACAGATGTTATCAAGTTCTAAAAGTGGGTGGTCTGTTGCTGGTTCTTTGCTAAACACATCTATACCCGCAAAACGAATCTTTTTAGATTTCAAACCATTATATAATGCTTTTTCATTA
Coding sequences:
- a CDS encoding ABC transporter permease — encoded protein: MKTINKNDPFTITLIVLALILVFFLSVPIIKIFIGVGSEKIFETIKDGEAIDSIILTMKVSAWAMIFVLFTGLPLAYVIARYDFYGKSAVETLIDIPVMIPHTAAGIALLTTFGDTEIGDFFRIFGIEFIGTEYGIMIAMMFLSAPFLINSAKDGFRKVDVKLEKTARTLGASPVNVFFRITLPNAKKDIINGALMMWSRGLGEFGAIIILVYHPMTTPILIFDRFNSYGLSYSAPLAAVIIGFSMFVFLIVRFITNRL
- the serA gene encoding phosphoglycerate dehydrogenase, which produces MPTRKKYTVVVCDHIHEAGLKMLQDDKNINFVMAADVDKKELVQKIIPTADVAITRSSTDVDAAFIAAATNMKAIVRAGVGVDNVDIEGCSKEGIIVMNVPTANTIAAVELTMTHMLSCMRMFPYSHDHLKNQRVWKREKWYGHEMKGKKLGVIGFGNIGSRVAKRAASFEMDIIAYDPYIHPSKVTDCDMTYTKNFEDILACDMITIHTPKNQETLNMIDEKEIAKMKDGVVLINCARGGLYNEKALYNGLKSKKIRFAGIDVFSKEPATDHPLLELDNICVSPHLGANTFESQYNIGTQAAANAIEAAKGISFAHAMNLPIDESKIPSFVKPFLEMGQKIGFLESQMNKSQIIAIKVSGQGEIANFVESLSTFVAVGAMSQNSGDTINYVNAEFVAKEKGIKIESEALGDSSVYKNLITIKLTTAEGTTTISSTIFDDGVQRIVAIDGFDIEVALKGDMILFKNSDVPGVIGSIGSTLAKHNVNIADFSLARNDNAEALAVILVDNTVNDETIEELASLDACLSVNYARL
- the wtpA gene encoding tungstate ABC transporter substrate-binding protein WtpA, whose amino-acid sequence is MKKNILIIGLSVILTSSLMAKEKIVVFHAGSLAVPFAQIEKEFEKKYPQYDVQREASGSRAAARKISDIHRKADVMASADYKVIDNLLIPRHAKFNAQFATNEMVLAYTSKAKYSDEINSNNWTEIFLRDGVKVGHSNPNMDPCGYRSMLVTKLAEKYYKSENLFEKLFGYGESYKVGEENHKKVIIRPKETDLLGLIEVNAYDYLYIYKSVAQQHGLKYISLPKEISLKDNEFKDFYKTVSFKINGKKPGEFITKKGAPMVYGITIAQNKKSPVNEKGAVTFVNFVLSAQGQKIMTQNGQGVINPTIISGDASIIGR
- a CDS encoding molybdopterin molybdotransferase MoeA, with amino-acid sequence MDKYLDFKEAVSISLEIAQPTKLQEICNLEGSLGAVLAQDIFCVKNLPSFNNSAMDGFAIRAIDAGEKLKVIKTILAGQTSESCLKDNECYKIMTGAKVPDDADTIIPIENVLNYKNDEVTIKQNVIKNSSLRFKGEEKVQGDKLFNKGNVVTSGMIAILASQGITMISVFKKLQIAVVSTGNELKEPWEVANEDEIYNCNSYAIISLLNEKRYEATYIGVVPDSLDASMSFVNGLKNYDVIITTGGISMGDADFMAEAFEANGLDIAFHGVNIKPGRPIMMGKMDNTFVMCLPGNPLTAIVNMHLFVLPVLQKLQGNNAIYHDIDIATNIQNFKTKSGRVNVVLGNYKKGEYTVIRDNRYGSGMISMLNESNCILVTADDCSQIQEHSSVKIVKFNCLYTNNKIDLFN
- a CDS encoding ABC transporter ATP-binding protein: MNGLKIENLSSNFNNFTLDNINLNIEKNEYFVLLGQSGSGKTMLLETIAGLNPCEGKIYYKDKDISILATQKRDIGFVYQDFALFPNLNVEQNIRFSSRYKKITDADVLFADIVKFLQLKELLTRDTTTLSGGEKQRVAIARAIFSKPKILLLDEPLSAIDPTLRNSIMKSLKEIHRRYDVITIHVTHNFREASYLADKIAIIMNGKIQQVGVAKEVLNHPTNIKVAKFLGFKNIFPTTFLGYTSSNKVFSVDPNIIKVCTDGDLNTDYIFEGKVEECMGIVDHYKLFVKVNQYSFFIKILKRDYEGCYMDREKIIKIGFNKNDVSFI